Proteins encoded by one window of Lathyrus oleraceus cultivar Zhongwan6 chromosome 1, CAAS_Psat_ZW6_1.0, whole genome shotgun sequence:
- the LOC127137278 gene encoding mitochondrial outer membrane import complex protein METAXIN → METNENTPTNTLVVRKPCFGLPIGCPQCLSAYIYLKLSQLPFNLDYHLNYPDSDQIPYFEVGDSVTYNNDKEGIIGGLKRDVSDLDVGVSSLPEWLPTKVMLTTWLADALEYELWVGSHALSAYSIYYSDLPWPIGKVLFWKKAHWVKQKHEISKDNAEVKEEEIYGRANSAYDALSTLLGEENYLFENRASSLDAIFLAHALVVLQAFPESSILRTNFSKHANLVRYVQQHKEELIEAAGTSPSNDHNFGASSSTSGGPSTSSSKFKSRHKKEKTKEEKKHRKRAKYFVVAQLVAVVLFLSIMSGISDGGEVELDDGDLDYGYDE, encoded by the exons ATGGAGACGAATGAGAACACCCCAACGAACACCCTCGTTGTAAGGAAACCGTGTTTTGGTCTTCCAATCGGTTGTCCTCAATGTTTGTCTGCTTACATCTATCTCAAACTCTCTCAACTTCCATTCAACTTGGATTATCATCTTAACTACCCTGATTCTG ATCAAATTCCTTACTTTGAGGTTGGTGATTCTGTGACATATAATAATGACAAGGAAGGGATTATTGGGGGATTGAAAAGGGATGTAAGTGATTTAGATGTTGGTGTATCTTCACTCCCCGAATGGCTACCGACCAAGGTGATGCTCACGACTTGGCTTGCTGATGCACTTGAGTATGAGCTTTGGGTGGGAAGTCACGCTTTGTCGGCTTATAGCATCTATTACTCTGATCTTCCGTGGCCTATAGGAAAGGTTTTGTTTTGGAAGAAAGCTCATTGGGTGAAACAGAAACATGAGATAAGTAAAGACAATGCTGAAGTAAAGGAAGAAGAG ATTTATGGAAGAGCAAACTCTGCATATGATGCTTTGTCAACTTTGTTAGGGGAAGAAAACTACTTATTTGAAAACAG GGCATCAAGCTTGGATGCTATTTTTCTTGCACATGCATTAGTAGTTCTTCAAGCTTTTCCT GAATCATCAATTTTGCGAACCAATTTTTCGAAACACGCCAATTTAGTGAGGTACGTGCAACAACATAAGGAAGAACTTATAGAAGCTGCTGGTACGTCTCCGTCTAATGATCATAATTTTGGTGCATCATCATCAACTTCCGGAGGTCCTTCAACTTCAA GTTCGAAGTTCAAGAGCAGACATAAAAAGGAGAAAACAAAGGAGGAGAAGAAACATCGAAAAAGGGCGAAATATTTTGTGGTAGCACAGCTAGTTGCAGTTGTTCTGTTTCTCAGTATCATGTCTGGAATCAGCGATGGGGGCGAAGTCGAGTTAGATGACGGCGATTTAGACTATGGCTATGATGAATGA
- the LOC127107522 gene encoding uncharacterized protein LOC127107522, translated as MIVIDKYFQFKIFMMWSPNSSNSQLTPYHKFMSKAVVFPISEVKLLTDSLAFMHITLCVTVAKIDKLIESEYIWYKLQVDVLLCGSRCGINDPFEYPLALDKLLGKEFSFKVKWQVQWDNCFVVSILQETYVIEQLKAPWERDNYMLHLNTLYHNDICSIFSNIKESVGEANSIDDCEVIKELKITSKLNPDLVTPTTKRQNPDGSSESITLINLVDGELSSTKHNKLIKIEKL; from the exons ATGATTGTCATTGACAAATAT TTTCAGTTTAAAATATTTATGATGTGGTCACCAAACTCTTCCAACTCTCAGCTTACTCCTTACCATAAATTCATGTCAAAAGCTGTGGTTTTTCCTATCAGTGAAGTCAAGTTGCTGACTGAT TCCCTTGCTTTCATGCATATCACTTTATGTGTTACGGTTGCAAAAATTGATAAGCTCATTGAATCAGAATACATATG GTACAAACTTCAAGTTGATGTTCTTCTTTGCGGAAGTCGTT GTGGGATTAATGACCCATTTGAGTACCCCTTAGCACTTGACAAGTTGTTGGGTAAGGAGTTTTCTTTTAAGGTGAAGTGGCAAGTGCAATGGGACAATTGTTTTGTTGTCTCGATACTTCAAGAAACTTATGTGATCGAGCAACTAAAGGCTCCCTGGGAAAGGGATAAC TATATGTTACATCTCAATACACTTTATCATAATGACATTTGTTCTATTTTTTCTAATATTAAAGAGAGTGTCGGTGAAGCTAATTCTATTGATGATTGTGAAGTAATTAAG GAACTCAAAATTACTTCCAAACTCAACCCAGATCTAGTCACACCGACGACAAAGAGACAAAATCCTGATGGGTCAAGTGAATCAATAACTTTAATCAACTTGGTTGATGGTGAACTCTCCTCAACCAAGCATAATAAGCTGATCAAAATTGAGAAATTGTAG